Proteins from a genomic interval of Corynebacterium freiburgense:
- a CDS encoding carbon starvation CstA family protein, giving the protein MLTKDAEPVSKPEYVYSKASELPVGIRPSATMTIGKKIALLIVAIVAALGWGIIATARGETVNAVWLVFAAVGSYIIGFTFYARLIEYKIVRPRDDRATPAEYANDGKDFMPTDRRVLFGHHFAAIAGAGPLVGPVMSAQMGYLPGTLWIVIGVIFAGAVQDYLVLWVSTRRKGRSLGQMIRDEMGAVGGVAGIIAVITIMLIIIAVLALVVVNALAESPWGVFSISMTVPIALFMGIYLRYLRPGRVSEVSLIGVLLLLLSIIAGGWVADTQWGVEMFTWSKVTLAWVLIGYGVVAAILPVWLLLAPRDYLSTFMKVGVIALLAVGILIDRPEVHMPAVTSFALEGNGPVFAGNLFPFLFITIACGALSGFHALISSGTTPKLVEKESQMRTIGYGGMLLESFVAIMALITAVILDRHVYFAMNSPTAKTGRNEQQAAEFVNSLGLPGADITAAQLSEAAAAVGEHTVVSRTGGAPTLAFGMSEVLTNIFGHPEMQAFWYHFAIMFEALFILTTVDAGTRVARFMMTDTLANVPGLGRFKDPTWTVGNWVSTIAVCSLWGAILLMGVTDPLGGINVLFPLFGIANQLLAAIALSLVLVVVVKKGYYKWAWIPGVPLVWDVVVTMTASWQKVFSDNPAIGYWAQHYRFKDAAAQGLTEFGSAKSPEAIDAVIRNTAIQGSLSVLFAVLVLIVLGAAIAACIKAIRGQNETTEEPFQPSALFAPSGLMATAAEKELLKEWNAQHQ; this is encoded by the coding sequence ATGCTGACAAAAGATGCAGAACCAGTGTCAAAACCGGAGTATGTGTATTCGAAGGCATCCGAATTGCCGGTAGGCATACGGCCCAGCGCAACCATGACTATAGGTAAGAAAATTGCCTTACTTATTGTGGCGATCGTCGCCGCTTTGGGCTGGGGGATTATTGCCACTGCTCGTGGGGAAACCGTAAATGCTGTATGGCTGGTGTTCGCGGCAGTGGGATCCTACATTATCGGTTTTACCTTCTATGCGCGTCTTATTGAATACAAAATAGTTCGGCCTCGTGATGACCGAGCAACACCGGCAGAGTATGCAAATGACGGCAAAGACTTTATGCCCACGGACCGTCGAGTACTTTTTGGCCACCATTTTGCAGCCATTGCTGGTGCTGGCCCATTGGTAGGTCCGGTTATGTCCGCTCAAATGGGGTACCTTCCCGGTACGTTATGGATTGTTATTGGTGTGATTTTCGCCGGGGCGGTGCAAGATTACCTTGTACTGTGGGTATCCACCCGCAGAAAAGGACGTTCCCTAGGGCAAATGATTCGCGATGAAATGGGTGCCGTAGGTGGTGTAGCAGGCATTATTGCGGTAATCACAATCATGCTTATTATTATCGCGGTGCTTGCACTGGTGGTAGTGAATGCTCTAGCAGAAAGCCCTTGGGGCGTATTCTCTATTTCAATGACCGTGCCTATCGCACTATTTATGGGCATATATTTGCGCTATCTTCGCCCAGGGCGGGTCAGTGAAGTTTCACTTATTGGTGTTTTGCTTCTCCTGCTTTCAATAATCGCTGGAGGATGGGTTGCTGACACCCAATGGGGCGTCGAAATGTTCACTTGGTCGAAAGTTACGCTTGCATGGGTGCTGATTGGTTACGGCGTGGTCGCAGCGATTCTGCCTGTGTGGCTTTTATTGGCGCCCCGAGATTATCTTTCAACGTTTATGAAAGTCGGCGTAATTGCATTATTGGCAGTAGGTATTCTTATCGACCGGCCAGAAGTGCATATGCCAGCGGTAACCTCTTTTGCTTTGGAAGGAAATGGCCCGGTATTTGCCGGAAACCTCTTCCCATTTCTCTTTATTACCATTGCATGCGGTGCACTTTCAGGATTCCATGCGCTTATCTCTTCGGGTACAACACCGAAACTTGTAGAAAAAGAATCGCAGATGCGCACCATTGGTTATGGCGGCATGCTTTTGGAATCATTTGTGGCAATTATGGCTCTGATTACTGCTGTTATTCTTGATCGCCATGTGTATTTTGCAATGAATTCACCAACGGCGAAAACCGGAAGAAATGAGCAACAAGCCGCGGAATTTGTAAATTCCCTTGGGCTGCCAGGTGCGGATATTACAGCTGCACAATTATCCGAAGCCGCCGCCGCAGTAGGGGAACATACGGTGGTATCTCGGACGGGTGGCGCACCGACACTCGCATTCGGTATGTCCGAAGTACTTACTAATATCTTTGGGCATCCAGAAATGCAGGCATTTTGGTATCACTTTGCCATTATGTTTGAAGCATTATTTATCTTAACTACCGTAGATGCAGGCACTCGTGTGGCACGCTTTATGATGACAGATACCCTGGCGAATGTCCCAGGCCTTGGACGGTTTAAAGACCCAACATGGACTGTTGGCAACTGGGTTTCCACAATCGCAGTGTGCTCACTATGGGGTGCAATTCTGCTTATGGGTGTTACTGATCCGCTCGGTGGTATTAACGTACTGTTCCCGCTTTTTGGTATTGCCAATCAGCTCCTTGCCGCAATCGCACTTTCGCTAGTGCTTGTTGTTGTGGTGAAGAAAGGGTATTACAAGTGGGCATGGATACCAGGAGTGCCGCTTGTGTGGGATGTTGTAGTGACCATGACTGCATCATGGCAAAAGGTGTTCTCCGATAATCCCGCAATTGGGTATTGGGCGCAGCATTACCGCTTTAAAGACGCCGCCGCCCAAGGGCTTACTGAGTTTGGTAGCGCCAAATCACCAGAGGCTATCGACGCCGTGATCCGCAATACCGCAATACAGGGGTCACTGTCCGTACTCTTCGCAGTCCTTGTACTGATTGTTCTTGGTGCTGCCATAGCTGCCTGCATAAAGGCAATCCGTGGTCAAAATGAAACCACGGAAGAACCATTCCAACCCTCAGCGCTTTTTGCGCCCAGTGGGTTAATGGCTACTGCGGCAGAAAAAGAACTGCTTAAGGAGTGGAATGCGCAGCATCAGTAA
- a CDS encoding DUF6620 family protein, producing MFGKFFRKLLGSESTPEQSSNFASSNVFYPHPDSLNTGIPNPDGATSGFRPDDTPFIAHPFQIPVQDSDFFRPEITPFLTKPSNDQSPEALAHAEQWFSLWEQILNPHVDAVFYADIGDQIHAHQQFEAWTKHIETTCPKLSHSSDFLGGRTLSLGNIQLYEVLDQYRQGIEAYVHQNLDIDQRRERAIDLAHIAIRFYCLRNLLFGTFLQTPTETHQPTLPVSKALEASVAPDAPAHVETSAEQPKTDTTPESAPDAAPKPIEAPKPTETPEPIEVVEPSPEISQPPVQPKERKTQKTKRIPATPYELSPVEGVTLHDYVAASGKIHSGAPVSDILTVLGISRKQWDEAAMEWQQRIEVFPETVGKNYNSFISQPHPLFPAEPSPDNSKRLISDRDFYIEVAAAVNAATEVGIDAGDFIEECYGVSLSEATAAGVTWMSDVSQVHEIITRVQARQAELVSEMPGVADDIEF from the coding sequence GTGTTCGGAAAATTTTTTCGGAAGCTCCTAGGCTCTGAGTCCACACCAGAGCAAAGTAGCAACTTTGCATCAAGCAATGTTTTTTACCCCCACCCCGATTCACTCAACACCGGTATTCCCAATCCTGACGGAGCAACCTCCGGTTTTCGACCCGACGACACACCATTTATCGCCCACCCATTCCAAATACCAGTTCAAGATTCCGATTTTTTCCGACCAGAGATCACCCCATTTCTCACTAAACCTTCAAACGATCAATCACCAGAAGCTCTTGCTCACGCCGAGCAATGGTTTAGTCTCTGGGAACAAATCCTCAATCCACACGTTGATGCCGTCTTCTATGCAGATATTGGAGACCAAATACACGCGCACCAACAATTCGAAGCTTGGACAAAGCACATTGAAACTACCTGCCCTAAACTTTCACACTCCAGTGATTTTCTTGGCGGTAGGACTCTTTCGCTTGGGAATATTCAACTCTACGAAGTACTAGACCAATACCGCCAAGGCATAGAAGCTTACGTTCACCAAAACCTGGATATAGACCAGCGCCGGGAGCGAGCTATTGATCTCGCACATATTGCAATTCGGTTTTATTGTTTACGCAATTTACTCTTCGGCACTTTTTTACAAACACCCACCGAAACGCACCAGCCGACACTGCCTGTGTCTAAAGCCCTGGAAGCTTCTGTAGCCCCAGACGCCCCCGCACATGTTGAGACATCTGCTGAACAACCCAAGACTGATACCACCCCGGAATCCGCCCCAGACGCAGCACCAAAACCCATTGAGGCTCCAAAACCCACTGAGACTCCAGAACCCATTGAGGTTGTAGAACCATCTCCAGAGATTTCTCAGCCCCCCGTTCAGCCTAAAGAACGTAAAACTCAAAAAACCAAGCGAATCCCAGCAACCCCATATGAATTATCTCCCGTGGAGGGAGTTACGCTGCATGACTATGTTGCAGCGTCGGGAAAAATTCATAGTGGTGCGCCAGTTTCAGATATTTTGACAGTCTTGGGGATTAGCCGTAAACAGTGGGATGAGGCCGCAATGGAATGGCAACAACGCATTGAGGTATTCCCCGAAACCGTTGGAAAAAATTACAACTCGTTTATTTCCCAACCACACCCGCTTTTTCCTGCCGAACCTTCTCCCGATAATTCCAAGCGCTTAATTTCCGATCGGGATTTTTATATTGAGGTAGCTGCGGCAGTAAATGCTGCCACCGAGGTTGGTATTGATGCTGGTGACTTTATTGAAGAGTGTTACGGCGTATCACTTTCTGAGGCAACAGCTGCGGGAGTCACTTGGATGTCTGATGTATCTCAAGTGCATGAAATTATTACCCGAGTGCAAGCCAGGCAAGCCGAATTAGTTTCAGAAATGCCTGGCGTTGCAGATGATATTGAGTTCTAG
- a CDS encoding SMI1/KNR4 family protein, producing the protein MHDHKKRIRRAESNLGCRLPSDYRDFLLDKSNADTKIWGFFYGEPLVPTDWSQDFPFTPEKTFEASTPELFWKRQETVNSEAELEALQKDLYAYIRHEWELPATRGIAFLADEGCIEHTILVLRGAAAGQVWMYNINTDCAILRPRLHPITSQPLSFQDWLDLQADPFRLSIARRKDLPDMITFPKISSEGKQAMRYCIATNTLRGMTLSDIAKLKRNNDIPADAEFLDPHSQSWHPVRNAQVFSWAQGRLT; encoded by the coding sequence ATGCATGACCATAAGAAACGAATCCGCCGGGCCGAGTCGAATTTAGGGTGTAGATTACCTTCGGATTACCGAGATTTTCTTCTTGACAAATCGAATGCAGACACGAAAATCTGGGGGTTTTTCTATGGCGAACCACTTGTGCCCACTGACTGGTCGCAAGACTTTCCATTCACCCCCGAAAAGACTTTTGAAGCTTCTACCCCGGAGCTTTTTTGGAAACGCCAGGAAACAGTGAACTCCGAGGCCGAACTCGAGGCACTCCAAAAAGATTTATACGCCTATATTCGGCATGAATGGGAATTACCGGCCACCAGGGGGATTGCGTTTCTTGCCGATGAAGGCTGCATCGAGCACACCATATTGGTGTTACGGGGTGCCGCCGCTGGCCAAGTATGGATGTATAACATCAATACCGACTGTGCAATACTTCGCCCACGGTTACACCCGATAACATCCCAACCGTTGAGTTTTCAAGATTGGCTAGATCTGCAAGCGGATCCATTTCGCCTTTCCATTGCACGGCGTAAAGACCTGCCAGACATGATCACATTCCCGAAAATAAGTTCGGAAGGCAAACAGGCTATGCGTTATTGTATTGCCACAAATACATTGCGGGGCATGACGCTTAGCGACATCGCAAAGCTTAAACGTAATAATGATATTCCGGCTGATGCAGAGTTTTTGGACCCCCACTCACAGTCTTGGCACCCAGTCCGAAACGCCCAGGTTTTCTCATGGGCACAGGGACGATTAACCTAA
- a CDS encoding NADP-dependent isocitrate dehydrogenase has protein sequence MAKIIYTRTDEAPLLATFSFKPVVEAFAATAGIEVETRDISLAGRILAQFPDFLSAEHRQEDALSALGELAKTPEANIIKLPNISASVPQLKAAIAELQGHGYALPDYPDNPETDKEKDIRARYDAVKGSAVNPVLREGNSDRRAPIAVKNFAKKNPHRMGVWSSDSKTNVATMDANDFRHNEKSVIIPAADELTIKHIAADGTETVLKDGLKVLAGEVIDGTFMSAKALDAFLKAQVARAKEEGVLFSTHLKATMMKVSDPIIFGHVVRAFFADVFAQYGDVLEAHGLTGENGLAAIYTGLDSLENGSEIKAAFEKVLAEGPALAMVNSDKGITNLHVPSDVIVDASMPAMIRTSGHMWNAAGEEQDTLAVIPDSSYAGVYQTVIDDCRAHGAFDPSTMGTVPNVGLMAQKAEEYGSHDKTFKIAADGKVQVVNSVGDVLIEHEVEAGDIWRACQTKDAPIQDWVKLAVTRARLSGMPAIFWLDPERAHDRNLTTLVEKYLADHDTSGLDITIKSPVEATQVSIDRIREGKDTISVTGNVLRDYNTDLFPILELGTSAKMLSIVPLMAGGGLFETGAGGSAPKHVQQVQEENHLRWDSLGEFLALAESLRHIANTGGTAKAAVLADALDAATERLLDENMSPSRKVGEIDNRGSHFFLTKAWAEALTAQTEDAELAATFAPIAEALVAKSDEINAELLAVQGSPADLGGYYQPSEKGEKVMRPSATFNAIIDGMK, from the coding sequence TTGGCAAAGATTATCTATACCCGCACCGACGAAGCGCCATTGCTGGCCACTTTTTCCTTTAAGCCCGTTGTTGAGGCATTCGCCGCAACCGCTGGCATTGAGGTGGAAACTCGTGATATTTCGCTGGCAGGACGCATTCTCGCCCAATTCCCGGACTTCCTAAGCGCCGAACACCGCCAAGAAGACGCCCTGAGCGCACTTGGTGAGCTAGCAAAAACCCCGGAAGCTAATATCATTAAACTTCCGAACATTTCTGCGTCTGTTCCGCAATTGAAAGCCGCCATTGCCGAACTTCAAGGCCATGGATACGCTCTTCCGGATTACCCAGACAATCCAGAAACCGACAAGGAAAAAGATATTCGCGCGCGCTATGACGCCGTAAAGGGTTCCGCCGTAAACCCAGTGCTGCGTGAAGGCAATTCCGATCGCCGCGCCCCCATTGCGGTCAAAAACTTCGCAAAGAAAAACCCACACCGCATGGGTGTTTGGTCTTCCGACTCAAAGACCAATGTTGCAACGATGGATGCCAATGACTTCCGCCACAATGAGAAGTCCGTTATTATCCCGGCCGCCGATGAGCTCACCATCAAGCATATTGCCGCCGACGGCACCGAGACCGTCCTTAAGGATGGCCTGAAGGTACTAGCAGGCGAAGTAATTGACGGTACTTTTATGTCCGCCAAAGCACTTGACGCCTTTTTGAAAGCACAGGTAGCTCGCGCCAAGGAAGAAGGTGTGCTGTTCTCCACGCACCTCAAGGCCACTATGATGAAGGTCTCCGACCCAATTATCTTTGGCCATGTTGTGCGCGCATTCTTCGCAGACGTATTCGCCCAATACGGTGATGTGTTGGAAGCTCACGGCCTTACTGGAGAAAACGGCCTCGCCGCAATCTATACCGGCCTGGATTCCCTGGAAAATGGCTCCGAAATCAAAGCCGCATTTGAAAAAGTACTTGCAGAAGGACCAGCACTTGCCATGGTGAATTCCGATAAGGGAATTACCAATCTGCATGTTCCATCTGATGTGATCGTGGATGCTTCAATGCCAGCCATGATTCGCACATCTGGTCATATGTGGAATGCGGCCGGTGAAGAGCAAGACACCCTGGCTGTCATCCCAGACTCCTCCTATGCCGGCGTCTACCAAACCGTGATTGATGATTGCCGGGCACACGGTGCATTCGACCCATCAACAATGGGCACCGTGCCAAATGTTGGCCTTATGGCGCAAAAGGCAGAAGAATACGGCTCCCACGATAAAACCTTTAAAATTGCTGCAGACGGTAAGGTCCAGGTAGTTAATAGTGTTGGCGATGTTCTTATCGAACATGAAGTTGAAGCCGGCGATATTTGGCGCGCTTGCCAGACCAAAGACGCACCTATTCAAGATTGGGTAAAACTCGCCGTCACCCGTGCTCGCCTCTCCGGTATGCCAGCTATTTTCTGGCTCGACCCAGAACGTGCACACGACCGAAACCTGACCACACTAGTGGAGAAGTATCTTGCTGACCACGATACTTCCGGACTTGATATCACCATTAAGTCCCCGGTTGAGGCCACTCAGGTTTCTATCGATCGTATTCGCGAAGGCAAAGACACCATTTCGGTCACCGGCAATGTCTTGCGTGACTATAACACCGACCTGTTCCCGATTCTGGAACTCGGCACTTCCGCAAAGATGCTTTCGATCGTGCCACTCATGGCCGGCGGCGGCTTATTTGAAACCGGTGCCGGTGGTTCCGCGCCAAAACACGTTCAACAGGTCCAGGAGGAAAACCACCTGCGCTGGGATTCCCTTGGCGAGTTTTTGGCTTTGGCTGAGTCGCTACGCCATATTGCCAATACTGGTGGCACCGCAAAGGCTGCCGTACTTGCCGACGCCCTCGACGCTGCAACCGAACGTTTACTTGACGAGAATATGTCACCATCCCGCAAAGTTGGTGAGATTGATAACCGTGGCTCCCACTTCTTCCTTACCAAGGCTTGGGCTGAAGCACTAACAGCACAAACCGAAGATGCAGAGCTCGCAGCAACCTTCGCACCAATCGCGGAAGCACTGGTAGCAAAGTCTGATGAAATCAATGCAGAATTGCTGGCAGTTCAAGGTTCACCAGCTGACCTTGGTGGCTACTATCAACCAAGCGAAAAGGGCGAAAAAGTCATGCGCCCATCCGCAACCTTTAATGCAATTATTGACGGCATGAAGTAA
- a CDS encoding YbdD/YjiX family protein — protein MRSISKALLACWRYMGDVLGERDYEKYVAYLQHKHPCADIPTEREYWRMRWADQEMNPKGRCC, from the coding sequence ATGCGCAGCATCAGTAAAGCACTTCTAGCTTGCTGGCGATATATGGGTGATGTGTTAGGGGAGCGTGACTATGAAAAGTACGTCGCTTACTTACAACACAAACATCCCTGCGCGGACATTCCAACCGAGCGTGAATACTGGCGCATGCGTTGGGCCGATCAAGAAATGAACCCAAAAGGAAGGTGCTGCTAG
- a CDS encoding GyrI-like domain-containing protein, giving the protein MSTISQETMPAFIIASLRKIIPNYHHERTLWQEIEQLLQQSNASVKAHGMAGATFYDTDFKPSNVDVEVWVEVTEPFEAQPPLNCQKIPERPVLRAVLHGDYSLMPAIARDVDTYIEEHNLAIGPMFNIYRVGPAQNPDPKTWVTEMCFPILH; this is encoded by the coding sequence ATGAGTACTATTTCCCAAGAAACTATGCCCGCATTCATTATCGCAAGTTTGCGTAAAATAATCCCCAACTACCATCATGAACGCACACTCTGGCAAGAAATTGAACAGCTGCTGCAACAATCCAATGCGAGCGTAAAAGCACACGGCATGGCTGGTGCAACATTTTACGATACAGATTTCAAACCAAGCAATGTGGATGTGGAAGTGTGGGTTGAGGTTACCGAACCTTTCGAAGCCCAACCACCGCTTAACTGCCAAAAAATCCCCGAGCGTCCCGTTCTGCGCGCGGTGCTTCACGGTGACTATTCGCTCATGCCTGCAATTGCCCGTGATGTAGATACATATATTGAGGAGCACAATCTCGCTATTGGCCCAATGTTTAATATTTATCGTGTAGGGCCGGCACAAAACCCCGACCCGAAAACTTGGGTAACTGAAATGTGTTTTCCCATTCTTCACTAG
- a CDS encoding MerR family transcriptional regulator has product MDGLLKIGMFSRLSNISIRMLRYYQNHGILTPAKVDVFNGHRFYLPEQVEDAQLVVQLRDAGYAVETIAEVLAKRENPVVVARLLEQQRHTLNKQRDELHARLAALDRLTCQLQGQATMTEVAERVIPAMTTASLRKIIETYHNEYVLWQEIEPLLQQADVTFPAGGISGAIFHDPEYRESDVDVEVWIQIAHDFPTSGALQCTQVPEQRVVSAVLHGDYSQMPTATRAIGTYLAERNLETDKMFNIYHISPAQTSDPSRWVTEVCFPIIQR; this is encoded by the coding sequence ATGGATGGCCTGCTAAAAATTGGAATGTTCTCGCGGCTTTCAAATATAAGTATTCGAATGCTGCGCTATTACCAAAATCACGGCATCTTAACACCTGCAAAAGTAGACGTTTTTAACGGACACAGGTTCTATCTCCCTGAACAGGTCGAGGATGCGCAATTGGTAGTGCAACTTCGTGATGCCGGATATGCTGTAGAAACCATCGCCGAAGTTTTAGCCAAGCGAGAAAATCCTGTAGTCGTGGCGCGTTTGCTCGAACAGCAACGGCACACCCTTAATAAGCAAAGAGACGAACTCCATGCTCGATTAGCAGCCCTAGATCGACTCACATGCCAGCTACAAGGACAAGCAACTATGACGGAGGTAGCCGAACGAGTAATTCCTGCAATGACCACAGCTAGTCTGCGTAAAATCATTGAAACCTACCATAATGAATACGTACTGTGGCAAGAGATAGAACCCTTACTCCAACAAGCAGACGTCACATTTCCAGCAGGCGGCATATCAGGGGCGATATTCCACGATCCGGAATATCGAGAATCTGATGTCGATGTCGAGGTTTGGATTCAAATCGCTCACGATTTTCCAACCAGTGGCGCCCTACAATGCACCCAGGTGCCTGAACAAAGGGTCGTAAGTGCGGTATTGCACGGAGATTATTCCCAAATGCCCACCGCCACTAGAGCGATTGGCACATACCTCGCCGAACGCAACCTTGAAACCGACAAAATGTTCAATATCTACCATATCAGCCCCGCTCAAACCTCAGACCCCAGTCGCTGGGTCACCGAAGTATGCTTCCCAATTATCCAGAGGTAG
- a CDS encoding TetR/AcrR family transcriptional regulator: protein MSVPYTRMGNDAILRAVVRLIATRGPEQTSVRNVASEAGVSIGAVQHHYRTKDDLLLAAMRGLNAEFITRMQEILAEIPDAKQRLRAFIHAISAVDSEARDGAIIWTVFAARSCVHQGLRTEHSENWAHVEEYIFALMVEAFPGCGIVRDDAAYLLALADGIAVARAAENNERMTEQRAASILDTALKQFEQRKQS, encoded by the coding sequence GTGAGTGTACCATACACTCGTATGGGTAATGATGCGATATTGAGGGCCGTAGTACGGCTAATTGCCACCCGTGGGCCAGAGCAAACTAGCGTGCGCAATGTTGCTTCGGAAGCTGGCGTTTCCATTGGTGCTGTCCAGCACCACTATCGAACGAAAGATGACCTTCTGCTGGCGGCAATGAGAGGCCTTAATGCGGAATTTATTACGCGAATGCAGGAAATCTTGGCGGAAATTCCAGATGCAAAACAGCGCCTTCGTGCATTTATTCATGCAATTTCCGCCGTTGATTCCGAAGCTCGAGATGGCGCAATAATCTGGACTGTTTTTGCTGCGCGGTCGTGTGTTCATCAAGGATTGCGTACAGAACATAGTGAGAACTGGGCGCATGTAGAAGAATATATTTTTGCCCTTATGGTCGAAGCATTTCCGGGTTGTGGGATTGTGCGTGACGACGCCGCCTACCTACTTGCTCTAGCAGATGGCATTGCGGTTGCTCGTGCAGCGGAAAACAATGAGCGTATGACGGAGCAACGCGCCGCCAGCATACTCGATACTGCATTAAAGCAATTCGAACAACGAAAACAATCGTAG
- a CDS encoding DUF4261 domain-containing protein, which produces MSIAFAVLLQHCAESDLQAANLQEQMRRDWPDLDIIITQERTGKAEDQFVLANGGAKVIVTPVSAPFAEDSGELCETSLLWPNEQPFNDNYQANCIVAVEDQVGDERSATVLLTKVMASLIRVSRESFAVYWAAANHLIYPPLFREMSMSILPEPPLYLWVAFNIWERDSGELHALTKGLDRLGLMDIEIPHSRRTAKETHEFTVNLAGYLLQNGLIIQDGDTVGQSETERIQAVYAPSSVDGKTTVIQLQEEFASIR; this is translated from the coding sequence GTGTCTATTGCATTTGCGGTATTACTTCAGCATTGTGCGGAATCAGATTTACAAGCGGCAAACCTACAAGAGCAAATGCGACGGGACTGGCCAGACCTAGATATTATTATCACCCAGGAACGAACCGGTAAAGCTGAAGACCAATTTGTACTTGCAAATGGTGGGGCAAAAGTCATTGTTACTCCGGTGTCGGCGCCATTCGCTGAAGATTCAGGTGAATTGTGTGAAACAAGCCTTCTTTGGCCAAACGAACAGCCGTTCAATGATAATTATCAGGCCAATTGTATTGTTGCGGTGGAAGACCAGGTGGGCGATGAACGTAGCGCTACCGTACTTTTAACCAAAGTTATGGCATCGCTCATTCGGGTATCACGAGAGAGTTTTGCAGTGTACTGGGCGGCGGCTAATCACTTGATTTATCCACCATTATTCCGAGAGATGTCAATGAGTATCCTCCCTGAGCCGCCATTATATTTATGGGTGGCATTTAATATTTGGGAGCGTGATTCTGGTGAATTGCACGCATTAACCAAAGGGCTTGATCGTTTGGGTCTTATGGATATTGAAATTCCACATAGTCGGCGAACAGCCAAAGAAACTCACGAATTCACCGTTAACCTTGCTGGTTATTTGCTCCAAAACGGTTTGATTATCCAAGACGGCGATACGGTTGGGCAATCTGAAACCGAACGTATTCAAGCGGTGTATGCGCCATCGTCGGTGGATGGCAAAACTACTGTAATCCAATTGCAAGAAGAATTCGCTTCGATCCGGTAA
- a CDS encoding DUF418 domain-containing protein yields MAIQFNSTRQWPGRYLRRMLILLLDGALNYLFIAEFDVLMGYAITGMVVSYLLLTRPRTRWVFIACCGILHTLFISIIAYLNYILTYEYEYAPTPYAHGNFIELVVFRIENIAFFRAESILIFPLTIALFLLGDWLYRQGIFDAENHRIRKNLMILGVVALPLDLALGLSGNDAAIIAERYLIAPVVALGLLGFIIECCQRYGTQTLAARLLASVGRTALSCYLLQNLLGGMLFYGWGFGLVNHVESWRIAATMLAYIGIATTITLFAHLWLQKFRTGPMEWLWKKIG; encoded by the coding sequence ATGGCGATTCAATTCAACTCCACCCGCCAATGGCCCGGCCGATACTTACGCCGCATGCTTATTTTGCTTCTCGACGGCGCCCTCAACTACCTCTTTATTGCCGAGTTCGACGTACTTATGGGTTACGCAATCACCGGAATGGTAGTGTCCTACCTCCTTCTCACCCGCCCCCGAACCCGTTGGGTATTTATTGCGTGTTGCGGAATACTACACACGCTATTTATCAGCATAATCGCATATTTAAACTATATTCTGACTTACGAATATGAGTACGCACCCACTCCATATGCACATGGAAACTTTATAGAACTCGTAGTATTCCGAATTGAAAATATTGCATTTTTTCGCGCGGAATCAATACTCATTTTCCCATTAACCATCGCCCTCTTTCTCCTCGGCGATTGGCTATACCGTCAAGGCATATTCGATGCAGAAAACCACAGAATACGAAAAAACCTTATGATTCTTGGCGTCGTGGCTCTGCCCTTAGACCTTGCCTTAGGCCTCTCTGGCAACGATGCGGCAATTATTGCTGAAAGATACCTCATTGCTCCCGTTGTAGCTCTTGGGCTTCTGGGATTTATTATCGAATGCTGCCAGCGCTATGGAACCCAGACGCTGGCAGCAAGGCTACTTGCAAGTGTTGGCCGCACCGCACTTTCCTGTTATCTGCTACAAAACCTGCTTGGCGGAATGCTGTTTTACGGATGGGGGTTTGGCCTGGTCAACCACGTTGAATCTTGGCGCATAGCTGCCACAATGCTCGCATATATAGGCATAGCCACAACTATTACATTGTTTGCACACCTCTGGCTACAGAAGTTCCGTACTGGACCAATGGAGTGGTTATGGAAAAAAATTGGGTAA